One genomic segment of Cyanobacterium stanieri LEGE 03274 includes these proteins:
- a CDS encoding MBL fold metallo-hydrolase has translation MASLTEKREENVSGNFYVDSSCIDCDTCRWMAKSTFSRFGQQSAVYHQPSNVQEKIKALQALLSCPTNSIGVVMSSDKIKEAEDTFPILVDENVYHCGYHSPKSFAAASYFIQREEGNILVDSPRFNPALVKKLEEMGGVRYMYLTHRDDIADHQKFHEYFKCDRLLHRDEITKETKNIEIPLDIDQPLQFTPDITIIPVPGHTQGHTIMLYKNKFFFTGDHLAWSDQLNTIIAFKNHCWYSWETLVKSTETLTEYSFSWLLPGHGRRHHASPEIMQQELRDCIRWMQTTI, from the coding sequence ATGGCGTCTTTAACGGAAAAACGAGAAGAAAATGTCTCAGGTAATTTTTATGTAGATAGTAGTTGTATTGATTGTGATACTTGTCGTTGGATGGCAAAATCAACTTTTTCAAGGTTTGGACAACAGTCGGCGGTATATCATCAACCTTCTAATGTGCAGGAAAAAATAAAAGCCCTACAGGCGTTGTTGTCTTGTCCTACTAATTCCATCGGCGTTGTCATGTCTTCGGACAAAATTAAAGAAGCGGAAGATACTTTCCCTATTTTGGTTGATGAAAATGTCTATCATTGTGGTTATCATTCTCCCAAATCTTTTGCGGCGGCTTCCTATTTTATCCAACGGGAGGAGGGTAATATTTTGGTTGATTCCCCTCGTTTTAATCCTGCATTGGTGAAAAAACTAGAAGAGATGGGGGGAGTAAGATATATGTATCTTACCCATAGAGATGATATTGCCGATCATCAAAAGTTTCATGAATATTTTAAGTGCGATCGCCTTTTACACCGTGACGAAATCACCAAAGAAACCAAAAATATAGAGATTCCCTTAGATATAGATCAACCACTACAATTTACCCCAGACATTACCATCATTCCCGTACCAGGGCATACCCAAGGACATACCATCATGTTATACAAAAATAAATTCTTCTTTACAGGAGATCACCTAGCATGGTCAGATCAATTAAATACCATTATCGCCTTTAAAAATCATTGCTGGTACTCTTGGGAAACATTGGTAAAATCCACCGAAACACTAACCGAATACTCCTTTTCATGGCTATTACCAGGCCATGGTAGAAGACATCACGCCTCCCCCGAAATTATGCAACAAGAATTAAGAGACTGTATCCGTTGGATGCAAACCACCATCTAA